The following are encoded in a window of Chondrinema litorale genomic DNA:
- a CDS encoding GAF domain-containing protein, with translation MQQTSNNSINNISNRKVFREIWKKADKITAYTLIGYFIFGLCIAPIYNTWTIGLGVGTLCLISYFTTLKLLPKSQLHQYIASAVYAIFMAQFIYQMHGLFEMHFWVFIGCTLLIVYQNWKLQLPLVAIVVLHHGAFAYLQYTGMDDIYFTQLQYMDLQTFLFHTLLATVIFIICGYWSYDLRNKTLDMSSKQNQLERQLKIANYNKKFAEKISVGEFNTNYKLADEEDELGKALLIMRDNLVTAAEVEKNDKFMREGIAQLSEILQHQFHDMEDLSDEIISFVTKYLGLNQAGLFALKDDYLEMKACYAYNRKKFLDKKVMLGEGLLGQAYYEKDMIFMTEVPADYVDITSGLGHATPRCIVIMPLIFNEQVVGVIESASFNVLDDIQLNFFRKAAETIALSLISMRNAQETKTMLLRTQKQADQMRAQEEELRQNMEELQATQEEIQRQSEMNEYFMDLINRTGGMIAEFAGDGKVQMFNEAFAEALGIRTNQYKAFPDISGKIILWSKEEKGDYFNKSLTLQNNKGNSFQLEADFRKIYDFKGNLTKIIMIGKEVKQESAVLV, from the coding sequence ATGCAACAGACAAGCAACAACTCAATAAATAATATTAGCAACAGAAAGGTCTTTAGAGAGATCTGGAAAAAAGCAGATAAAATAACTGCATATACCTTAATAGGTTACTTCATTTTTGGACTTTGTATAGCTCCAATTTATAATACATGGACAATAGGTTTAGGAGTTGGCACTTTGTGTTTAATCTCTTATTTCACAACCCTAAAACTTTTACCTAAATCTCAATTACATCAATACATTGCCAGTGCTGTTTATGCCATATTTATGGCTCAGTTCATCTATCAGATGCATGGCTTATTTGAGATGCACTTTTGGGTTTTTATCGGATGTACATTGTTAATTGTATACCAAAACTGGAAGCTCCAATTACCTTTAGTAGCGATCGTAGTATTACACCACGGTGCTTTTGCATACCTCCAATACACTGGAATGGACGATATCTATTTCACCCAGTTACAATATATGGATTTGCAAACATTCCTCTTCCATACTTTGCTGGCAACTGTCATCTTTATTATCTGTGGGTATTGGTCTTACGACTTGCGCAATAAAACCTTAGATATGAGCTCTAAGCAAAATCAGCTTGAGCGCCAGTTAAAAATTGCAAACTACAATAAAAAATTTGCTGAAAAAATTAGTGTTGGTGAGTTTAACACAAATTATAAACTAGCTGATGAAGAAGATGAACTAGGTAAAGCCTTGCTAATTATGCGAGATAATCTGGTAACTGCTGCGGAGGTTGAAAAGAATGATAAATTTATGCGAGAAGGTATTGCTCAATTGAGTGAAATACTTCAGCATCAATTTCATGATATGGAAGACCTATCTGACGAAATTATAAGCTTTGTCACCAAATATCTCGGTTTGAATCAGGCTGGTTTATTTGCTTTGAAAGACGATTATCTGGAAATGAAAGCTTGCTACGCTTACAATCGTAAGAAATTTCTTGATAAAAAGGTTATGCTTGGTGAAGGACTACTAGGTCAGGCATATTATGAAAAAGATATGATTTTTATGACCGAAGTTCCTGCTGACTATGTAGATATTACTTCTGGTTTAGGACATGCAACTCCTAGATGTATTGTAATTATGCCACTTATTTTTAATGAACAAGTGGTAGGTGTAATTGAATCTGCATCTTTTAATGTGTTGGATGATATACAGTTAAATTTCTTTAGAAAAGCTGCTGAAACCATTGCACTCTCATTAATCTCTATGAGAAATGCTCAGGAAACTAAAACGATGCTTTTAAGAACCCAAAAGCAAGCTGACCAAATGAGAGCGCAAGAAGAAGAACTCAGACAAAATATGGAAGAGTTACAGGCTACACAAGAAGAAATACAACGCCAATCTGAAATGAATGAATACTTCATGGACTTAATAAACAGAACTGGCGGTATGATTGCTGAGTTTGCTGGCGATGGAAAAGTACAAATGTTCAATGAAGCATTTGCAGAAGCTTTAGGAATTAGAACTAATCAATACAAAGCTTTTCCAGATATCTCTGGTAAAATAATATTATGGAGCAAAGAGGAAAAAGGTGATTATTTTAATAAATCGCTTACACTCCAAAACAACAAAGGAAATAGCTTTCAATTAGAAGCTGATTTCAGAAAAATATATGATTTTAAAGGCAACTTGACCAAGATAATTATGATCGGGAAAGAGGTAAAACAAGAAAGTGCTGTCTTGGTCTAG